In the Candidatus Electrothrix rattekaaiensis genome, one interval contains:
- the mtaB gene encoding tRNA (N(6)-L-threonylcarbamoyladenosine(37)-C(2))-methylthiotransferase MtaB, whose translation MKKRKVAVTTLGCKVNQFESASFISEFRDQGCELVSAPEQADILVVNTCAVTARAGQQSRQLIRRLRRSNPDTRLLVTGCYAQLTGDELPELVADGSLIVIGNVDKHLLVPVALEEDPVPPIKDVGAAQEICPLPVRRFSGRTRAYLRVQDGCNNFCSYCIVPYTRGRCRSLALADVLAQVEVFVEEGYRELVVTGINVGKYGLDLAEGEDIYSLLETLCRCFPALRIRLSSVEPTEVNDRLLDIMTGFANFMPHLHIPLQSGDNGVLARMRRKYTTETFAEVVERVHTALPHAAIGCDILAGFPGEDEQAAENSFSFLAQLPITYLHIFPYSLRPGTAAAKFADQVPGPVKDARVARLRELDAEKKAAFYQRHCGTEQRVLLEGVDEGAGLLKGFSENYIPVRIPVHIPVRCKGAASSGGSWVESSPGNSPGTVVPVRLVEVRGEAVLGEIISP comes from the coding sequence GTGAAAAAACGAAAAGTCGCTGTCACCACGCTGGGGTGCAAGGTCAACCAGTTTGAGTCTGCCTCCTTTATCTCTGAATTCAGGGACCAGGGCTGTGAACTGGTCTCCGCACCCGAACAAGCCGACATCCTGGTGGTCAACACCTGTGCGGTAACAGCCAGGGCAGGACAGCAGTCACGTCAGTTGATCCGCAGGCTCAGGCGGAGCAATCCAGACACTCGTTTGCTGGTGACCGGCTGCTATGCCCAGCTTACCGGAGATGAGCTACCCGAGCTTGTTGCAGACGGCTCATTGATCGTCATCGGCAATGTTGATAAGCATCTCCTGGTCCCTGTGGCACTGGAAGAAGATCCGGTCCCGCCGATCAAGGATGTCGGAGCTGCTCAGGAGATCTGCCCCCTGCCGGTGCGACGCTTCAGCGGCAGAACCAGGGCCTATCTCCGTGTCCAGGACGGTTGTAATAATTTCTGTTCCTACTGCATTGTTCCTTACACCAGAGGACGATGCCGGAGCCTTGCGCTGGCTGATGTTCTTGCCCAGGTCGAGGTCTTTGTTGAGGAAGGGTATCGAGAACTGGTGGTCACTGGTATTAATGTGGGCAAGTACGGCCTGGATTTGGCTGAGGGAGAGGATATCTACTCCTTGCTGGAAACCTTATGCCGTTGTTTTCCGGCATTGCGGATTCGCCTCAGTTCGGTGGAGCCGACCGAGGTCAATGACCGTCTGCTGGATATCATGACAGGCTTTGCCAATTTTATGCCGCATCTCCATATTCCCCTCCAGAGCGGGGATAACGGGGTGTTAGCGCGAATGCGGCGCAAGTACACAACCGAGACCTTTGCCGAGGTGGTTGAGCGGGTTCACACGGCCTTGCCCCATGCGGCAATCGGTTGCGACATCTTGGCTGGTTTTCCTGGTGAGGATGAGCAGGCTGCGGAAAACAGTTTCTCCTTTCTTGCGCAATTGCCCATCACCTATCTCCATATCTTTCCCTATTCCCTCCGCCCCGGAACTGCTGCGGCGAAATTTGCCGATCAGGTGCCCGGTCCGGTCAAAGATGCACGGGTCGCGCGGTTGCGGGAGCTTGATGCAGAGAAAAAAGCGGCTTTTTATCAGCGGCATTGCGGGACAGAGCAGAGGGTCTTGCTTGAGGGTGTTGATGAAGGGGCTGGGCTGCTGAAAGGATTTTCAGAGAACTATATTCCTGTCCGTATCCCTGTTCATATTCCTGTTCGTTGCAAAGGAGCTGCATCTTCAGGAGGAAGTTGGGTAGAAAGTTCGCCGGGAAATTCGCCGGGAACCGTGGTGCCGGTTCGGCTTGTCGAGGTGCGGGGTGAGGCGGTCCTCGGAGAAATTATCAGCCCTTGA
- the hpt gene encoding hypoxanthine phosphoribosyltransferase, producing MKIKETLLQRQEIEERVSSLGRQLTKDYAGKKPVVIGILNGAFIFLADLVRAVDLPVEVDFIRVASYGQATESSGAINLSKEPELDLTGKDVLLVEDIVDSGTTMAWLHEYFTTQHKPNSVKVCTLIDKSERRVVEVRVDYVGFQIEKGFLVGYGLDCAQTYRNLPQICSLVEE from the coding sequence GTGAAAATAAAAGAAACGCTTCTTCAGCGTCAGGAGATCGAGGAGCGGGTCAGCAGCCTGGGCCGACAGCTGACAAAAGACTATGCCGGTAAAAAGCCGGTTGTGATCGGCATCCTTAACGGGGCCTTTATCTTTCTTGCTGATCTGGTCAGGGCCGTGGACCTGCCAGTGGAAGTGGATTTTATCCGGGTGGCAAGCTATGGGCAGGCCACGGAGAGCAGCGGTGCCATCAATCTCAGCAAAGAACCAGAACTGGATTTGACTGGCAAGGATGTTCTCTTAGTTGAGGATATTGTGGACAGCGGGACCACTATGGCCTGGCTGCACGAGTATTTCACCACGCAGCATAAACCGAACTCCGTGAAAGTCTGCACCCTGATTGACAAGAGCGAACGACGGGTTGTTGAGGTCCGGGTGGACTATGTCGGCTTTCAGATAGAAAAAGGATTTCTGGTCGGTTATGGCTTGGATTGTGCGCAAACTTATCGGAATTTACCGCAGATTTGCTCTTTGGTGGAGGAGTAA
- a CDS encoding PEP/pyruvate-binding domain-containing protein: protein MTNRYISTLSAVRRNDINRVGGKGANLGELAGKGFPVPSGFVVSAEAYSIFFESLRLQKILLSLNKAGKNELSRACGVIRNTITNASFPGELAECILAAHQRLVGNRIDETVCAVRSSATTEDLAEASFAGQHATYYYVERANLLRMIQYCWASLWSKEAVSYRNACGIEHSVAMAVVIQEMVRSDISGITFTANPVTSADEIVIEASWGMGAAIVDGRVTPDRFTLDHDTLQLLDQKIAEKNVMVPNTLQTETSSRLTEVPLGLQQQQTLTQELLETVATWALKAEKYFDAPQNMEWAVSDGHFYILQSRPISHIGCRSKRLEPKGKYVLFKPASNSSTNSTEPFTPLTADLFSLAAAPLLRSIHGHCYFNLKYLCPLFPFQLSDHELADLFTGHTPESSLNSLPHRKLSWRRLPFSLLFWLYGYFLFGVFFSRSQNVPETFLEQYKKFCQNIEKKPLNDPVNSILRLSLLPKIFDPVGSFPLWINISSVRHLFPFVLLKILLEYWLPDLHPEALSLLGVENDRLYPEAIDSAIAQLAFKAGQFPSIRNKFLERPSDQVLKALQKDPNARPFLQLFAHFIEQHGYRAAKEMELQSVRWEENPNHVIQLIRDRLLAHPENKPDNKPENKQSEKLSAEERNHLTSKIKRQLEKYPLERPFRLRWHLLLFLYKTTKRFLKLGERSRSYHLMAMSVVRKKLLCLEQEFLTQGVLKCTGDIFFLRLQEITQIQQGLLGWSDIEDRIHQRRHDLIRATRKTPAKTIGIDLPDSTRNTSGSSGAPRVILPGQSASPGSYTGRARVIINPKQSSELLPGEILVAPYTDPSWTPLFLTAGGAVVEIGSYLSHAGTTAREYTLPCIVDVTECIKCIQTGDFLWVDGEKGEVHILETKQPSAEKKTPVKG, encoded by the coding sequence ATGACCAACAGATACATCAGCACACTTTCCGCTGTCCGCAGGAATGATATCAACAGAGTCGGCGGAAAAGGCGCAAATCTGGGTGAACTTGCAGGAAAGGGTTTTCCGGTCCCTTCGGGGTTTGTGGTCTCGGCAGAGGCATACAGTATTTTTTTCGAATCTCTCCGTCTGCAAAAAATTCTGCTCTCTCTGAACAAAGCAGGGAAAAACGAGCTTTCGCGTGCCTGTGGCGTTATTCGCAACACCATCACCAATGCGAGTTTCCCTGGAGAACTGGCTGAGTGTATCCTTGCGGCACATCAGCGACTGGTAGGAAACAGGATTGACGAAACGGTCTGTGCCGTTCGGAGCTCTGCAACAACAGAGGATCTTGCAGAAGCCAGCTTTGCCGGTCAGCATGCAACCTATTACTATGTTGAACGTGCCAACCTGTTGCGCATGATTCAATATTGCTGGGCTTCTCTTTGGAGCAAAGAGGCTGTCAGTTATCGAAACGCCTGTGGCATTGAACATTCAGTTGCCATGGCAGTCGTGATCCAAGAAATGGTTCGCTCAGATATTTCCGGAATTACCTTCACCGCCAACCCCGTCACCAGTGCAGATGAGATCGTGATCGAAGCATCTTGGGGCATGGGAGCAGCCATTGTCGACGGGCGAGTAACCCCGGACCGCTTCACTCTGGACCACGACACTTTGCAATTGCTTGACCAGAAAATTGCAGAAAAAAACGTTATGGTCCCCAACACGCTCCAGACAGAAACATCCTCTCGTCTGACAGAAGTTCCGCTTGGGCTCCAGCAGCAGCAAACCCTCACCCAAGAACTTCTTGAAACCGTTGCCACGTGGGCTCTGAAAGCCGAAAAATACTTTGACGCTCCCCAGAATATGGAATGGGCTGTTTCTGACGGACACTTCTATATCCTTCAATCCCGTCCAATCTCTCACATAGGTTGCAGAAGCAAGCGATTGGAACCCAAGGGGAAATATGTCCTGTTCAAACCGGCAAGCAACAGCTCAACAAACTCAACAGAGCCTTTCACCCCCCTGACCGCCGACCTATTTTCCCTAGCAGCCGCACCGCTGTTACGCTCCATCCACGGTCACTGTTATTTTAATCTCAAATATCTCTGCCCTCTTTTTCCCTTCCAACTTTCCGATCACGAACTGGCAGACCTTTTCACTGGCCACACTCCAGAAAGCTCCCTAAACTCCCTGCCGCACCGAAAGCTCTCTTGGCGCAGGCTTCCCTTTTCTCTTCTTTTCTGGCTCTACGGTTATTTCCTGTTCGGTGTTTTTTTTTCCCGATCCCAGAACGTTCCAGAAACCTTCTTGGAGCAATACAAAAAATTCTGCCAAAACATTGAAAAAAAGCCCCTCAACGATCCTGTTAACAGCATATTGCGACTCAGCCTGCTGCCAAAAATTTTTGATCCCGTTGGCAGTTTTCCTCTTTGGATCAATATTTCCTCAGTACGACACCTCTTCCCTTTTGTTCTCCTCAAGATACTGCTCGAATACTGGTTACCCGACCTGCACCCCGAAGCACTTTCCCTGCTCGGTGTGGAAAACGACCGTCTCTATCCCGAGGCCATAGATTCCGCAATCGCACAGCTCGCCTTTAAAGCCGGACAATTCCCCTCAATCCGAAATAAGTTCCTGGAACGCCCGTCTGACCAGGTACTCAAGGCCTTGCAAAAAGACCCGAACGCCCGCCCCTTTCTCCAGCTCTTTGCACACTTCATTGAACAACACGGTTACAGAGCGGCAAAAGAAATGGAACTGCAATCTGTCAGATGGGAAGAAAATCCGAATCATGTTATACAATTGATCCGTGATCGCCTGCTTGCCCATCCTGAGAACAAACCTGACAACAAACCTGAGAACAAACAAAGCGAAAAACTCTCTGCTGAAGAACGCAATCATTTAACCAGCAAGATCAAGCGACAACTGGAAAAATACCCCCTTGAACGTCCTTTTCGGCTGCGCTGGCATCTTCTTCTCTTTCTTTATAAAACAACCAAGCGATTTCTCAAGCTTGGAGAACGTTCCCGTTCATACCATCTGATGGCAATGTCCGTTGTACGAAAAAAACTGCTTTGCCTTGAACAAGAATTTCTGACTCAAGGCGTTCTCAAATGCACAGGGGATATATTTTTTCTCCGACTCCAAGAGATCACGCAGATTCAGCAAGGCCTGCTGGGCTGGTCAGATATTGAGGATCGTATCCATCAGCGACGTCATGATCTCATCAGAGCGACGAGAAAAACACCTGCTAAGACCATCGGTATAGACCTGCCGGACAGCACTCGGAACACGTCCGGGTCGTCAGGAGCACCTCGGGTGATCCTTCCGGGCCAGAGTGCTTCACCGGGCAGTTATACCGGACGAGCCCGGGTCATCATAAACCCGAAACAGAGCTCGGAACTGCTTCCCGGAGAAATCTTAGTGGCACCCTATACCGATCCAAGCTGGACCCCGCTTTTCCTCACAGCCGGAGGTGCTGTTGTGGAAATCGGCAGCTATCTCTCCCATGCCGGGACAACTGCTCGGGAGTATACCCTACCCTGTATAGTTGATGTTACCGAATGTATCAAATGTATACAAACCGGTGACTTCCTCTGGGTAGACGGGGAAAAGGGAGAGGTACACATTCTTGAAACCAAACAGCCATCGGCTGAGAAGAAAACCCCTGTCAAGGGCTGA